Proteins encoded in a region of the Schaalia hyovaginalis genome:
- a CDS encoding ABC transporter ATP-binding protein: protein MSTGETAPSARALIVRDLKKHYGSRRVLHGASFALAAGRIVALLGANGSGKSTLLHALTGVVAPSSGEVIIMGEDHRTPQAKELMGFAPDALPLPANLTGHEYLELVKALQPRHDAALAAKLARLLDVPIESRRLVCEYSHGMKKKLQVVAALAHRPRLLILDEPYSGLDPLSSSALRALVRTFAAQGGSALVATHDLSAAEEHCDCVLILNEGSIIASGTPSELREEHGSRSLEEAFFHLLGGESPAQQLTSALEQITLTTR, encoded by the coding sequence ATGTCCACTGGAGAAACAGCCCCCTCCGCCCGCGCTCTCATCGTGAGGGATCTGAAGAAGCACTACGGGAGCCGCCGCGTCCTTCACGGAGCGTCCTTCGCCCTTGCAGCAGGGCGAATAGTCGCCCTGCTCGGAGCCAACGGCTCGGGCAAGTCCACCCTGCTTCACGCCCTGACCGGAGTCGTCGCCCCTTCATCGGGCGAGGTCATCATCATGGGCGAAGACCATCGAACCCCGCAGGCCAAGGAGCTCATGGGGTTCGCTCCCGACGCCCTTCCCCTCCCCGCGAACCTCACGGGCCACGAGTACCTGGAGCTCGTGAAAGCCCTGCAACCGAGGCATGATGCGGCCCTGGCGGCGAAGCTCGCCCGTCTTCTCGACGTGCCGATCGAATCACGACGCCTCGTCTGCGAATACTCGCACGGCATGAAGAAGAAGCTTCAAGTGGTCGCCGCCCTCGCGCACCGGCCGCGCCTGCTGATCCTCGACGAGCCCTACAGCGGACTCGACCCCCTGTCCTCCTCGGCGCTGCGCGCACTCGTGCGCACCTTCGCAGCGCAGGGGGGCAGCGCGCTCGTCGCAACGCACGATTTATCGGCGGCCGAGGAGCATTGCGACTGCGTGCTCATCTTGAACGAGGGGAGCATCATCGCTTCAGGAACTCCGAGCGAGCTGCGCGAAGAACACGGCTCCCGCAGCCTCGAAGAGGCGTTCTTCCACCTGCTCGGAGGCGAATCCCCTGCTCAGCAGCTGACGAGCGCCCTCGAACAGATCACTCTCACCACGCGATGA
- a CDS encoding citrate synthase produces the protein MTDEVLAPEILPDGVLGVGDASITLPRSRASVGNDGLGVSRLLAEGGVVTLDPGFTNTASCRSSITYIDGDAGILRYRGYPIEQLAKNSSFLEVAYLLIHGELPDASTLEAFIRSIQRHRLLHEDFKAFFTAFPHRGHPMAILQAGIAGLATYYEDTLDPRDKEQLDIALVLLLAKVPTMISYIAKRAAGLPLLYPDSARGYTEDFIRMTFGMPYQAYDIDPALVRALDMLLILHADHEQNCSTSTVRLVGSSQANLYASVAAGVGALAGPLHGGANEAVLRMLHQIRDTGEPVQSFVDKVKVKAEGVRLMGFGHRVYKNYDPRAALVKETAHDVLSRLGKRDELLDIAMELEDIALNDDYFKERRLYPNVDFYTGLIYSAMGFPTKMFTPLFALGRLPGWIAQYVEMTRDPQTKIGRPRQVYIGEVERDYVPLRRRSVRILED, from the coding sequence ATGACCGATGAGGTGCTCGCACCTGAAATCCTTCCCGACGGCGTTCTCGGCGTCGGAGATGCTTCGATCACCCTGCCCCGGAGCCGAGCCTCGGTCGGCAACGACGGCCTCGGCGTTTCGCGCCTCCTCGCCGAGGGCGGCGTCGTCACCCTCGACCCGGGATTCACCAACACCGCCTCCTGCCGCTCGTCGATCACCTACATCGACGGCGACGCCGGGATCCTGAGGTATCGCGGCTACCCGATCGAGCAGCTCGCGAAGAACTCCTCCTTCCTCGAGGTCGCCTACCTGCTGATCCACGGGGAGCTGCCGGACGCCTCCACCCTGGAGGCCTTCATCCGTTCGATTCAGCGGCATCGCCTGCTCCATGAGGACTTCAAGGCCTTCTTCACCGCCTTCCCCCATCGCGGGCACCCGATGGCGATCCTCCAGGCGGGCATCGCGGGTCTGGCGACCTATTACGAGGACACGCTCGATCCGCGTGACAAGGAGCAGCTCGACATCGCGCTCGTCCTCCTGCTCGCAAAGGTGCCGACGATGATCTCCTACATCGCCAAGCGCGCGGCGGGCCTGCCGCTGCTCTACCCGGATTCGGCGCGCGGTTACACCGAGGACTTCATCCGGATGACCTTCGGCATGCCCTATCAGGCCTACGACATCGATCCGGCGCTCGTGCGCGCCCTCGACATGCTCCTCATCCTCCACGCCGATCACGAGCAGAACTGCTCGACCTCGACGGTCCGCCTCGTCGGCTCCTCGCAGGCGAATCTGTACGCCTCGGTGGCGGCGGGGGTGGGGGCGCTCGCCGGGCCGCTGCACGGCGGCGCGAACGAGGCCGTCCTGCGGATGCTGCATCAGATCCGCGATACCGGCGAGCCCGTCCAGTCCTTCGTCGACAAGGTGAAGGTGAAGGCCGAGGGGGTGCGCCTCATGGGCTTCGGCCACCGCGTGTACAAGAACTACGATCCTCGCGCGGCGCTGGTCAAGGAGACCGCCCACGACGTCCTGTCCCGTCTGGGCAAGCGCGATGAGCTGCTCGACATCGCGATGGAGCTCGAGGACATCGCCCTCAACGACGACTACTTCAAGGAGCGCCGCCTCTACCCGAATGTCGACTTCTACACGGGGCTCATCTATTCGGCGATGGGCTTCCCGACGAAGATGTTCACGCCCCTGTTCGCCCTGGGGCGGCTTCCCGGCTGGATCGCGCAGTACGTCGAGATGACGCGGGACCCGCAGACGAAGATCGGCCGTCCGCGCCAGGTGTACATCGGCGAGGTCGAGCGCGACTATGTGCCGTTGCGCCGTCGCTCGGTGCGCATCCTCGAGGACTGA
- the fdxA gene encoding ferredoxin: MTYVIAQPCVDVKDRACVDECPVDCIYEGARTLYIHPEECVDCGACEPVCPTEAIFYEDDLPDEWSDYFRANADFFKDLGSPGGAQKTGPQGFDDEMIAALPPQNAEYLDSLK; the protein is encoded by the coding sequence ATGACCTACGTCATCGCTCAGCCGTGCGTCGATGTCAAGGACCGCGCCTGCGTCGACGAGTGTCCCGTCGACTGCATCTACGAGGGGGCCCGCACGCTCTACATCCACCCGGAGGAATGCGTCGACTGCGGCGCCTGCGAGCCGGTCTGCCCGACCGAGGCGATCTTCTACGAGGATGATCTGCCCGACGAGTGGTCGGACTACTTCCGAGCGAATGCGGACTTCTTCAAGGACCTCGGGTCTCCCGGCGGCGCCCAGAAGACGGGGCCGCAGGGCTTCGACGATGAGATGATCGCCGCGCTGCCGCCGCAGAACGCGGAATACCTCGACTCCCTGAAGTGA
- a CDS encoding sensor histidine kinase → MGWLWAWALLALILVALAGYAWRTRRELDRARAELARLRRLHEERIRRPSVLSHELRTPLTVVRGAAELLLDEAAGPLNPTQRTFAKTIAENSNQVIDMASDLLAEASIESELFKLRLDRVDMRTVVRECVVEMRRVHSTPIRLDNHGAPVSMRADKRLISQAITNVINNAARHAGEGVSIRVSLADSDECATISVSDDGAGMSAEDRERLFVPFATGGSRRPGTGLGMMVTQKVVDLHGGRVLVDTISTKGTTVYLVLPRDPNTTMLKEAETRG, encoded by the coding sequence ATGGGATGGCTGTGGGCCTGGGCGCTCCTCGCCCTCATCCTCGTCGCCCTCGCCGGATACGCGTGGCGCACGCGCCGGGAACTCGACCGCGCGCGAGCGGAACTCGCGCGCCTGAGACGCCTCCACGAAGAACGCATCCGACGCCCCTCCGTCCTCTCACACGAACTGCGCACGCCCCTCACCGTCGTGCGCGGCGCAGCCGAACTCCTCCTCGACGAAGCGGCGGGCCCCCTGAACCCGACGCAGAGGACCTTCGCCAAGACCATCGCGGAGAACTCCAACCAGGTCATCGACATGGCCTCCGACCTCCTCGCCGAAGCCAGCATCGAGTCCGAGCTCTTCAAACTCCGCCTCGATCGGGTCGACATGCGCACCGTCGTGCGCGAATGCGTCGTCGAGATGCGCCGCGTCCACTCCACGCCCATCCGCCTCGACAACCACGGCGCGCCCGTCTCCATGCGCGCCGACAAGCGGCTCATCAGCCAGGCCATCACCAACGTCATCAACAACGCGGCGCGGCACGCCGGAGAAGGCGTCTCGATCCGCGTGAGTCTGGCGGACTCCGACGAATGCGCCACGATCTCCGTCTCCGACGACGGCGCCGGAATGAGCGCCGAGGACCGCGAGCGCCTCTTCGTCCCCTTCGCGACCGGCGGCTCACGGCGCCCCGGAACCGGACTCGGCATGATGGTCACCCAGAAAGTCGTCGACCTTCACGGCGGACGGGTCCTGGTCGACACGATTTCAACGAAAGGCACCACCGTCTATCTCGTCCTTCCCCGCGATCCGAATACCACCATGCTCAAGGAGGCTGAGACCCGTGGATGA
- a CDS encoding 2-hydroxymuconic semialdehyde dehydrogenase, whose amino-acid sequence MTSDADQTNPSGATHGSGIPRERTASPQAPTLPWLEWAPGERVVLRYRRPDGLHDALGILVETAIDHVVIDTRRGPVRVEASTMVTGKKVPPPPMPPSGRSTSPGGTTA is encoded by the coding sequence ATGACCAGCGATGCCGACCAGACGAATCCGAGCGGTGCGACACACGGGTCCGGCATCCCCCGGGAGCGAACCGCTTCACCCCAAGCGCCGACGCTCCCCTGGCTCGAATGGGCGCCCGGAGAACGGGTCGTCCTGCGCTATCGCCGGCCCGACGGACTCCACGACGCCCTCGGAATCCTCGTCGAAACCGCGATCGACCACGTCGTCATCGACACCCGGCGGGGCCCCGTCCGCGTCGAGGCCTCCACGATGGTCACCGGGAAGAAAGTGCCGCCTCCCCCCATGCCGCCTTCGGGGCGCTCGACATCCCCGGGCGGTACCACCGCATAG
- a CDS encoding Maf family protein: MRLLLASKSPARLTTLLNAGITPIVRVAGVDEPRVLRELEEARGATPSPATQVSALATAKRDAITAELARPASLIDEDGADELLVIGCDSMLEIGGRMLGKPRTPEVARARIRQMRSSRATLWTGHALARMAIAASGDSYTTIGAVERSASTRVLFSDMSDEEIDAYVESEEPLRVAGSFTIDGLGGPFITGVEGDHHSVVGISLPLLREMARDLGVFWPDLWDWRRSANAASAPSPSNVK; encoded by the coding sequence ATGCGCCTTCTCCTCGCCTCCAAGTCGCCCGCACGCCTGACGACCCTTCTCAACGCCGGCATCACCCCCATCGTCCGCGTCGCGGGCGTCGATGAGCCCCGCGTCCTGCGCGAGCTCGAGGAGGCCCGGGGCGCGACCCCCTCCCCCGCGACCCAGGTGAGCGCCCTCGCGACCGCGAAGCGCGACGCGATCACCGCCGAACTCGCCCGCCCCGCTTCCCTCATCGACGAGGACGGGGCCGACGAGCTCCTCGTCATCGGCTGCGACTCCATGCTCGAAATCGGCGGCCGCATGCTCGGCAAGCCCCGCACCCCCGAAGTCGCGCGCGCCAGGATCCGTCAGATGCGTTCGAGCCGCGCGACGCTGTGGACCGGCCACGCGCTCGCGCGCATGGCGATCGCTGCTTCCGGCGATTCCTACACGACGATCGGGGCCGTGGAGCGCTCGGCCTCCACGCGCGTCCTCTTCTCCGATATGAGCGATGAGGAGATCGACGCCTACGTCGAGTCAGAGGAACCGCTGCGCGTCGCGGGATCCTTCACGATCGACGGGCTCGGCGGCCCCTTCATCACGGGAGTCGAGGGCGATCATCATTCGGTCGTCGGGATCTCCCTGCCCCTTCTTCGCGAAATGGCTCGCGACCTGGGAGTCTTCTGGCCCGACCTGTGGGATTGGCGCCGAAGCGCAAACGCGGCGAGTGCGCCTTCACCAAGCAACGTAAAGTAA
- the dapD gene encoding 2,3,4,5-tetrahydropyridine-2,6-dicarboxylate N-succinyltransferase: MDTTKAWGIGLATVTKDGRTLDVWYPRPHLGEMKPGDDADLLDTLSRMQKHDDARGVRTTVVTCKSDLNDQPHSTAGTYLRLHLLSHRLVQPNTINLDGIFSRLPNVVWTAEGPCAAEDFEETRLRLRAAHGHPVAVLGVDKFPPMVNYVVPSGVRIADGAKVRLGAYLAEGTTVMHAAFVNYNAGTLGRSMVEGRISQGVVIGDGSDVGGGASTMGTLSGGGRQRVRLGKRCLLGANSGLGIPLGDDCVVEAGLYLTAGAKVAVMEAGGVVPGNNGLFAEPRTVAARELAGASNVLFRRNSQSGRIEALARGGKGIELNPELHATN, encoded by the coding sequence ATGGATACAACCAAGGCATGGGGCATCGGCCTCGCAACAGTCACGAAGGACGGACGAACACTCGACGTCTGGTACCCGCGTCCCCACCTCGGCGAGATGAAGCCCGGTGACGATGCCGACCTGCTCGACACCCTCTCGCGGATGCAGAAGCACGACGACGCCCGCGGCGTGCGCACCACCGTCGTCACCTGCAAGTCCGACCTCAACGACCAGCCGCATTCGACGGCCGGAACCTACCTGAGGCTCCACCTCCTCTCCCACCGCCTCGTCCAGCCCAACACGATCAACCTCGACGGCATCTTCTCGCGGCTCCCGAACGTCGTATGGACCGCCGAAGGCCCCTGCGCCGCCGAGGACTTCGAAGAGACGCGCCTGCGCCTGCGCGCCGCCCACGGCCACCCGGTCGCCGTCCTCGGCGTCGACAAGTTCCCGCCGATGGTCAACTACGTCGTCCCCTCCGGAGTCCGCATCGCCGACGGCGCGAAGGTCCGCCTCGGCGCCTACCTCGCCGAAGGCACGACCGTCATGCACGCCGCCTTCGTCAACTACAACGCCGGCACGCTGGGCCGCTCCATGGTCGAGGGGCGCATCTCCCAGGGCGTCGTCATCGGCGACGGATCCGACGTCGGCGGCGGCGCGTCCACGATGGGCACCCTGTCCGGCGGCGGACGCCAAAGGGTGCGCCTCGGCAAGCGGTGCCTCCTCGGCGCGAACTCCGGCCTGGGCATCCCCCTCGGCGACGACTGCGTCGTCGAGGCCGGCCTCTACCTCACGGCGGGCGCCAAGGTCGCCGTCATGGAGGCGGGCGGCGTCGTCCCCGGCAACAACGGCCTCTTCGCAGAGCCCCGCACCGTCGCGGCCCGGGAACTCGCCGGAGCCTCCAACGTCCTCTTCCGGCGCAACTCCCAGTCCGGACGCATCGAAGCCCTCGCCCGGGGCGGCAAGGGGATCGAACTCAATCCCGAACTGCACGCGACGAACTGA
- a CDS encoding response regulator transcription factor — protein sequence MDDAARTTNPRALIVDDEPQILMIMRFALETAGFDIVEANDGAKAWSAFTSATFDLVLLDLMIPTIGGVSLAQRIRAVSDVPIMMITALSEESDRIRGLEAGADDYITKPFSPKELSLRAKALVRRWRGRENEVLVNGGLLIDMRENRIELGGRILEMPDTETRFVIALARHLGQPVSYRTLLNEVWATHDAAGAKDMIKMTAYRARQGLGEHGRTYIRSVRSVGYTMPRLHEER from the coding sequence GTGGATGACGCGGCGCGCACCACCAACCCCAGGGCCCTCATCGTCGATGACGAGCCCCAGATCCTCATGATCATGCGTTTCGCCCTCGAAACCGCCGGATTCGACATCGTCGAGGCCAACGACGGAGCGAAGGCGTGGAGCGCCTTCACCTCCGCGACCTTCGACCTCGTCCTCCTCGACCTCATGATCCCCACCATCGGAGGCGTGAGCCTCGCGCAGCGCATCCGCGCCGTCTCCGACGTGCCCATCATGATGATCACCGCGCTATCGGAGGAATCCGACAGGATCCGCGGTCTGGAAGCCGGAGCCGACGACTACATCACCAAGCCCTTCAGCCCGAAAGAACTCTCGCTGCGCGCCAAAGCCCTCGTCCGCCGATGGCGGGGCCGGGAGAACGAGGTCCTCGTCAACGGCGGCCTCCTCATCGACATGCGTGAGAACCGCATCGAACTGGGCGGACGCATTCTCGAGATGCCCGACACGGAAACGCGCTTCGTCATCGCCCTCGCCCGTCATCTCGGGCAGCCCGTCTCCTACCGCACCCTCCTCAACGAAGTGTGGGCCACGCACGACGCAGCCGGGGCGAAAGACATGATCAAGATGACCGCGTACAGGGCGCGCCAGGGACTCGGCGAACACGGGCGCACCTACATCCGCTCCGTGCGCTCCGTGGGCTACACCATGCCCCGCCTCCACGAGGAACGGTAA
- the dapC gene encoding succinyldiaminopimelate transaminase has product MASLALPEFPWNALAPAKERAASHPEGICDLSVGTPVDPTPDFIRDALGEASDAHAYPQVIGTLEVREAILEWGRGRRMVDVGLAGVIPTIGSKEAVAWIPLLLGLGPGDAVLVPEVAYPTYDIGARLAGATPIPVDPRDPASWPDARLVFVNSPGNPDGSVLTLEQLRAIREWARARGAIVVSDECYAALGWEGPAADEVPSLLDARVCDSDPSGLIVLYSLSKQSNLAGYRAALAYGDPALIAQIVEARKHAGLMVPAPVQHAMALALVDGAHVAEQKERYRRRRERLLAAIEAAGLRNDGNSVAGLYLWLSHPRISDSWELVDAFAGLGILVAPGDFYGEAAKGRVRMALTATDERIASAAERIEAAGPLFG; this is encoded by the coding sequence ATGGCCTCCCTCGCCCTGCCCGAGTTCCCGTGGAATGCGCTCGCCCCCGCGAAGGAGCGCGCGGCCTCCCATCCGGAGGGCATCTGCGATCTTTCGGTGGGGACGCCGGTGGATCCGACTCCCGACTTCATCCGCGACGCGCTTGGCGAGGCCTCCGATGCGCACGCCTATCCGCAGGTGATCGGGACCCTCGAAGTCCGTGAGGCGATCCTGGAATGGGGACGAGGGCGGCGCATGGTCGATGTCGGCCTCGCCGGGGTGATCCCGACGATCGGTTCGAAGGAAGCGGTCGCCTGGATTCCGCTGCTGCTGGGATTGGGCCCCGGGGATGCGGTCCTCGTTCCCGAGGTCGCCTACCCGACCTATGACATCGGCGCACGACTCGCCGGCGCGACGCCGATCCCGGTCGACCCGCGCGACCCCGCATCGTGGCCGGACGCGCGCCTCGTCTTCGTGAACAGCCCGGGGAATCCGGACGGATCGGTGCTGACTCTCGAGCAGCTCCGGGCGATCCGGGAATGGGCGCGCGCCCGGGGCGCGATCGTCGTCTCGGACGAGTGCTATGCGGCGCTCGGCTGGGAGGGGCCCGCCGCCGATGAGGTCCCCTCCCTGCTCGATGCGCGCGTGTGCGATTCGGATCCGAGCGGCCTCATCGTCTTGTACTCCCTGTCGAAGCAGTCGAACCTCGCGGGGTATCGGGCGGCCCTGGCCTACGGCGATCCCGCCCTCATCGCTCAAATCGTCGAGGCCCGCAAGCACGCCGGGCTGATGGTCCCCGCCCCCGTGCAGCATGCGATGGCCCTCGCCCTCGTCGACGGCGCGCACGTGGCGGAGCAGAAGGAGCGCTACCGGAGGCGGCGCGAGCGCCTCCTGGCCGCGATCGAAGCGGCGGGCCTGCGCAATGACGGGAATTCGGTGGCGGGCCTGTACCTGTGGCTCTCCCATCCGCGGATCTCGGATTCGTGGGAGCTGGTCGATGCCTTCGCGGGGCTCGGGATCCTCGTCGCCCCGGGCGATTTTTACGGGGAGGCGGCGAAGGGGCGCGTGCGCATGGCTCTGACGGCGACTGATGAGCGGATCGCCTCCGCTGCGGAGCGGATCGAGGCCGCTGGTCCGCTCTTCGGATGA
- a CDS encoding ABC transporter substrate-binding protein, producing the protein MTRTRTALLAFAAAGGLALTGCAVDQTQSGTAEGTGSITVACGAMEDLCQKWTETFTAATGIDATYVRLSSGETVARLDSAKDNPEFDVWHGGPVDGYGAAAEKGLIEAYDSPSAAPIPDKYKDAEHYWTGVYVGVLGFCSNQTVLDGLGVKVPTTWDDLLNPALKGQISTAHPSTSGTAFTTLWTQRTRLGGEDAAFEYMLQLHNNVLQYTKSGTAPGQIAGRGEVGVGLVFSHDCVKYREEGMKDLVVSFPEDGTGYEIGGVALVANSKNKEAAQKYIDWAISPDAQNVGQTVGSYQVLTHPDAKTDERMVNLDDVKLIDYDFGAAAAAKPALTARFDEEIAAQPKE; encoded by the coding sequence ATGACCAGGACCAGGACAGCCCTTCTCGCCTTCGCCGCGGCGGGCGGCCTCGCACTCACCGGATGCGCGGTCGACCAGACCCAATCCGGCACCGCCGAGGGCACCGGCTCGATCACCGTCGCCTGCGGCGCGATGGAGGACCTCTGCCAGAAGTGGACCGAGACCTTCACCGCGGCCACCGGCATCGACGCCACCTACGTCCGCCTCTCCTCCGGCGAGACCGTCGCCCGGCTCGACTCCGCCAAGGACAACCCCGAATTCGACGTCTGGCACGGCGGCCCCGTCGACGGCTACGGCGCAGCAGCGGAGAAGGGCCTCATCGAAGCCTACGACTCCCCCAGCGCCGCGCCGATCCCCGACAAGTACAAGGACGCCGAGCACTACTGGACGGGCGTCTACGTCGGAGTCCTCGGATTCTGCTCCAATCAGACGGTCCTCGACGGCCTCGGCGTCAAGGTCCCCACCACCTGGGACGACCTCCTCAACCCCGCCCTCAAGGGGCAGATCTCGACCGCGCACCCCTCCACCTCCGGAACCGCCTTCACCACGCTGTGGACGCAGCGCACGCGCCTGGGAGGCGAGGACGCGGCCTTCGAGTACATGTTGCAGCTCCACAACAACGTCCTCCAGTACACCAAATCCGGCACGGCGCCCGGCCAGATCGCGGGCCGCGGCGAAGTGGGCGTCGGCCTCGTCTTCTCCCACGACTGCGTGAAGTACCGCGAAGAGGGCATGAAGGACCTCGTCGTCTCCTTCCCCGAGGACGGGACCGGCTACGAGATCGGCGGCGTCGCCCTCGTCGCCAATTCCAAGAACAAGGAAGCCGCGCAGAAGTACATCGACTGGGCCATCTCGCCCGATGCGCAGAACGTCGGCCAGACCGTCGGCTCCTACCAGGTCCTCACGCACCCCGACGCCAAGACCGACGAGCGCATGGTGAACCTCGACGACGTCAAGCTCATCGACTACGACTTCGGGGCGGCCGCAGCCGCGAAGCCCGCGCTCACCGCGCGCTTCGACGAGGAGATCGCCGCGCAGCCCAAGGAGTGA
- a CDS encoding ABC transporter permease produces the protein MSAPAAPRLEDSVGGTRTTRRSTRVRRDPTTIALVAIVFVVLFLLVLLPLITILSRAFSSDGLSVLTSIFASSTNRTIILNTVILGVVVGLAGTLIGFFLAFIQARVALPGKKILHLIALIPIVSPPFAVATSSITLFGRNGIISTQVLGQQWNIYGLPGLTLVLTLSFFPVAYMNMLGMLRNLDPAMEEAAASLGASQWKVFRSVTLPMLIPGFAASFLLLFVEAIADLANPLVIGGDFTVLASRAYIAINGEYNTAAGSAYSLILLVPALLVFLIQRYWAGRSSAVTVTGKPAGRVRLVRAPVARILLGAGTALVALFIVTIYATVIVGAFVNILGVDNTPTLDNFRYVLSGIGNDAMIDTTILALIATPIAGILGMVVAWLVVVRLKASAGVMDFLGMLGLSVPGTVLGIGYLITYNQPIIFAGRQYMPALAGGSAVFGGALAIILVYVARSMPSGQRSGIASLQQIDKSIDEASTSLGASGLQTFARVTMPLIRPAFIAGLTYAFARSMTTLSPIIFITTPKTKIMTSQILSEVDAGRFGNAFAFCTILILIVMAVIGLTNILVRDNAPAAQNRAGL, from the coding sequence ATGTCCGCTCCCGCAGCCCCGCGGCTCGAAGACTCCGTCGGGGGAACGCGCACGACGCGCCGCTCGACACGCGTCCGCCGTGATCCCACGACGATCGCCCTCGTCGCCATCGTCTTCGTCGTCCTCTTCCTCCTCGTCCTCCTCCCCCTCATCACGATCCTCTCAAGGGCCTTCTCCTCCGACGGCCTGTCAGTCCTCACCTCGATCTTCGCCAGTTCCACCAACCGGACGATCATCCTCAACACCGTGATCCTCGGCGTCGTCGTCGGGCTCGCCGGAACGCTCATCGGCTTCTTCCTCGCCTTCATTCAGGCGCGGGTCGCCCTGCCCGGCAAGAAGATCCTCCACCTCATCGCCCTCATCCCGATCGTCTCCCCGCCATTCGCAGTGGCGACCTCGTCCATCACCCTCTTCGGGCGCAACGGGATCATCTCGACCCAGGTCCTCGGCCAGCAGTGGAACATCTACGGGCTCCCGGGGCTCACGCTCGTCCTCACCCTCTCCTTCTTCCCCGTCGCCTACATGAACATGCTCGGCATGCTCCGCAACCTCGATCCGGCGATGGAGGAGGCCGCGGCCTCCCTCGGAGCGTCCCAGTGGAAGGTCTTCCGCTCCGTCACCCTCCCCATGCTCATCCCCGGCTTCGCCGCATCCTTCCTCCTCCTCTTCGTCGAAGCGATCGCCGACCTGGCGAATCCGCTCGTCATCGGCGGCGACTTCACCGTTCTCGCCTCACGCGCCTACATCGCGATCAACGGCGAGTACAACACGGCCGCGGGCAGCGCCTACTCGCTCATCCTGCTGGTGCCCGCGCTCCTCGTCTTCCTCATCCAGCGCTACTGGGCGGGACGCTCCTCCGCGGTCACCGTCACCGGCAAGCCCGCCGGCCGGGTGCGCCTCGTCCGCGCCCCCGTCGCCCGCATCCTCCTCGGAGCGGGCACCGCACTCGTCGCGCTCTTCATCGTGACGATCTACGCCACCGTGATCGTCGGCGCCTTCGTCAACATCCTCGGAGTCGACAACACCCCGACGCTCGACAACTTCCGCTACGTCCTGTCCGGCATCGGCAACGACGCGATGATCGACACGACGATCCTCGCCCTCATCGCCACCCCCATCGCGGGCATCCTCGGCATGGTCGTCGCCTGGCTCGTCGTCGTCCGCCTCAAGGCGAGCGCGGGCGTCATGGACTTCCTCGGCATGCTCGGCCTGTCGGTCCCCGGCACCGTCCTCGGCATCGGCTACCTCATCACCTACAACCAGCCCATCATCTTCGCCGGACGGCAGTACATGCCCGCCCTGGCGGGGGGGAGCGCGGTCTTCGGCGGCGCGCTGGCGATCATCCTCGTCTACGTCGCACGATCCATGCCCTCGGGCCAACGCTCGGGCATCGCCAGCCTCCAGCAGATCGACAAGTCGATCGACGAGGCCTCCACCTCGCTCGGAGCCTCCGGATTGCAGACCTTCGCCCGCGTGACCATGCCCCTGATCCGCCCCGCATTCATCGCGGGCCTGACCTACGCCTTCGCGCGTTCGATGACGACGCTCTCCCCGATCATCTTCATCACGACACCGAAGACGAAGATCATGACCTCGCAGATCCTCTCCGAGGTCGATGCGGGGCGCTTCGGCAACGCCTTCGCGTTCTGCACGATCCTCATCCTCATCGTGATGGCCGTGATCGGCCTGACCAACATCCTCGTCCGCGACAACGCACCGGCCGCCCAGAACCGCGCGGGCCTGTGA